From Danio rerio strain Tuebingen ecotype United States chromosome 2, GRCz12tu, whole genome shotgun sequence:
TTTCAACGACAAGATAAAATCTATGATGAGGTCAGGCTGCTGGACAGTCAGGATGTTGCACACTTAGCCATGATGAAGAGACCTGACCTAGGCGTCACCTTCATCAAACTCCAATGCTGGAGATGCTTACAGATTTATACTTATCCTACACTTACTATTATTCTATCCAATATCATTTTCTGGGGAAAAAAAGTGCTCAATTAATTTTTCTcttgacattttttaaagaaatgttattagaCCTTTGGAAAATAGAgccaatattaacattttacccaAGCACACACCTAGTAGTACACCTACATTTTTATCCCACATAAATGTTCGTCTTTTGTGCATTACAATATTCAAGTGATTAAAAAATGTACCTCTCCTGCGATAAATGATGTAGAAAATCAAAAATTAATTCTAATTGAATAATTTTGCCCTCACTTGACCTTCTTCGGCGCTAGCCCTACAGCAGTTTTTAATTCGAGTGCGCTGAATATAAACACCCCTCTCATGACTCTCCATCTCCGCATCAGCATCTCTCCTCCAGGAAAGAAGCCCAGCGGCGTGAGCGGCTTCCAGTCTCGGTGTTCGAATTGCCATTGAAACGGGAAGACAACAGACAGAGCATGATTCTAATGAAACATCCTCCCATTGTCCTCCAAATCATCTCCGTTTATTGAATGCGCTGCAATCCACACCTGGCTCCAACCCTGGAGAGCTTCCGCAGCCTctatctctgcctctctctctgtAAACGCAGGATTAGCCATTGAAAGAGCATTCTTggttatcaaattcatacaaacGGCGTTTGCTTTTGTGTAGTGCTTTTAATTAAATCCTACCGGGGGGCTGGAACTGACCTTTTGAGTGGAGAACTGATTAAGCGCACAATGGCCAGTTATTTCTGAACCACAGTCTGTTGCATAGAGCCGCTGATTAACTTTCTGTTTAGGATGACTTGGCTTGAATCTCATTCGCGCACAGGCCAAGGAGAGGAggtggaggaaaaaaaaaggagTAATCAATTCTGGTTTAGAATGTAGATTAGGAGCGATAGCATCAGGTAATTAACAAGGGTAAGGGTGGCATTTTTGTACGTGGAGTACAGTGAAAAAAGGGCTTATTTGAGAGCCGAGATGGATGTTTAAGAGGATAAAGGTGAAATCAGGGTGGGTAGGTTTTTCTTTGAAAGGATTAGTGGATTGTTATCATGCGCTCCCCCTCTGAAAAGCGCAGTGCAATTATGACAGATGTGCGAAATCATAATGGACAGGCTGGCAGCAAAGTTTCTGCTAAGTCTGGAAGTCTCTCATAATGTGTGAATATGAGCAGAAAAGCAGTGAAGAACCATGCTATTTTGCAAAAATAGCAGTAATCTAAAATGttggttttttgttttaatatattttgaacaGTAATTTGTCTATTGGCAAAGTTTTACTGCTTCTTTGCAGAAGTTATACTTTTGTATCAgaattatttgataaacaaagttgtaaagaaaagcatttatttgtaacagaaatgttttgaaatattataaatgtctttttcacttttttatgcATCCAGTGTGGGAAGACTTTTGGTCATATGTGACGATGCCTTAAAATTACTCACCAGGTTCtcttaataattttgttcttttgTCAATAGTAACCACTGTGTACATTCTGGCTTTACATTTATTAGGCCTACCAGTAAACATTTGCAATAagtgtttgtattattttttcaaaccaaaagaaaacaataaaagatATTGAAGTAAAAAAGAATTCATTGATTTATGAAGTAAAAAAGctctaaataatgaaattatgGGTTAAAAATTTACCTATTATTTGACATTGATGtttcaaataattattttgaaaataaaaattaggCACTTGCATTTAAACCACTTTCTATGCcgacaataacaacaaaatagtCACAACCCAAcaatggaaaacatccatacactcttgcaattacacacacacacacacacatgcgcgctatggccaattaagtttatttaattttggaaAACTGGAACACCTATGCTAAATATAAAATCTTATTTTATgctatatatattagggatgctccaatcGATCTGCCGAAAATCGATATCgtccgataatcacatttcattacTCAATCTGTACTTGCTAAACTGGCCAATCTCATGGACAGATCgcatgtgattgtttatgtttacaagcagaggaagatgcacaAGTGCTCCCCTATATTATACATAGCCTacgctgaagtaaaatgaataaataaattatttttgtaaagctgcttctggccatgacgtgttcacacctaaatggttATTATAAGAGAAGTGTTTAAGGTAGTATATACAGCATGCTTAGTTTATTCTTGGGTAAAGCGAGGTCTTCCCTTAATGATCATACATAGAGGGAAAATGTGTTTAattcattataaagcttgaagcattagaatcggtactctgtatcagccaatcaccatgacaaggaatcaatACTCTGTATCTGCTGCAAAAATCCCTAATAAATATGCGAGTACctactttttattttcaaaataattctTTGAAACATCAATGTTAAGTCATGGGGAAAAAATATGCTCAATCAtcatttagtgtaaaaaaaataaacaatcattctaaaattacattttcgtttttaatatatatatttgcttattcaaaatttgtgtgtgtgtgtgtgtgtgtgtgtgtgtgtgtgtgtactttttaaaatattgcatttgGAAATGCCAATGATTTAAAGATGAAGTACTTTAATgctgtgtaattaattttttcatGCTCTCAAATAAGCATGCATTATTTATATGTTTCAATGTCAGTACGTGTTTTTACTTTgctcttttttttgttctttgtgtgTATTAGGGTGTGTCTGAGTTTCGAGCAGGTCTCTCTCTGCAACCCACTAGTCATCATCTCATACCCTCCAGCAGGGGACAGCCTGACCCAGAAGAACCCCGCATCAGACCCTGCCGCAGCCCTGGTGAGACCACATATCCAAACAGCACAGAGTGCTCCAGACGGCTGAGCAAACAAGGCTACAAACACATCCGGTCTCAGAAGCTGTATGTTTAGATGCACTTTTTTTTCTAATAGAACCATCTGTTCCCTTTCTTCACTAGAGTTAGGACACTGAAATCTAACCTTGTAATCTGAATCAGTAAATCAGTgttcaaatgtttattattttaaggcAAGACTGtggattttttatattaaataaaacaactctTATTCAATGTAATATGCgctaatttgtttacatttctatCTTAAAAACTATGAAGACTCAAATTTTTCCTTTTTATGCTGAGAATTACATTTTTCCACTCCAGAATCAGACGCATTGGCCAGAAAAAAACACAACTATTTGTAGAATAAAATCTTGTATATAATCATGCAACTTATCTTAGAATTCTGGAATCTTAAAATTATAGAATTAGAATTTAATATTCAATCTCAACAGTTTAATTATCTTTTCTTTGCATATGACTATAAAACTCTTTAAGAGAAGCTAAAAACCCCACAAAGACTGATAGGTGCATGACAAAAACTTGTTTTGCCTGCAATGCTACTGCTTTCATTTTAGCAGAGGTACATTAAAGTGGGCAAAAGTGACTCTGAAGTCAtttctaatgtttttaaaacatttccatttcaaatatatgctgtttttaatgtacttttatatttttattgtttatactattatttatttattaaagaggTCTGAGGGGAAAAGTGCTTAACTGTTTTCAAAGTTAAGAAGAAATATTTGCTAACATTCAAATCAACATTTTGGAatgatttttcaagacacttgcgACTCTAAAGTCGGGAGCGAAGCTGACAAGTtatgaatgaattacattttaacgCATATTTAAATGTGAAACATTTTGAACTGTAATACATTTTGTCAATACTTCATGCTAATTTTCTTTGAGTAAATGCATGCTTGATATGCATACACTTGTGAAGAATGCAGATTAGATATATGAATTCTCACTCTGAACGACACAGAAATGCCCATTTGCCTGTTTGACCTTTGCTCCATCCTCAGCACCTGCTGTATGCAGTCAAGACACCCGAGGTGCAAACAGAAGTAGAGATGTCACATTAGATCAGCGGAAATATGGCAATATGGCACCCGCATGTTCacttcccctctctctcttttttttttgtctttgattCACCCCTCCTTCAAAGAGCCGGCGTTCCCAGGACAGCATATGTTTGATCAACAGCACTGTGCTTCAGTCTTGGACACTAATCCGCTTCTCGCTGGACCTGCTCCCATGGGCTCCATTCAGCCTGGAGGAAATGAGAGTGACCCCTGGAGGCCCAGTCCAGCTTTGCAGGAGCCCAGTGATCTGTCAAAGCCTGGGACTCCCCACCGCGGGCACTGCtctctccagaaacatccatcaGCTCCGTCCGGCTGCCGGTTTAACGCTCCCTCTGGACAGTCACAGGTAACACAGGTAGTAATACTTATAAAGCATTATAAGGGTTATCTTAATGTATTATAATTGGTGGTTATAAATGATAAAACCTGATTATTAGCATCAAAGTTAAAAGTTTGCATGTGTAATGTGTATATGCATTGtgtacacaaacatatatatatatatatatatatatgtgtgtgtgtgtgtgtgtgtgtgtgtgtgtgtgtgtgtgtgtgtgtgtgtgtgtgtgtgtgtgtgtgtgtgcgtgtgtgtgtgtgtgtgtgtgtgtgtgtgtgtgtgtgtgtgtgtatttttttgtatattttatttgtattgaaaataaatatttttatcaatacaAAATAAGCCTTTtctcaaatataaaaataaataaattaataatataatatttttaagggGAGAAGCATGTTGATTTGTAAGGTAATGTAATTtttcaactgtacatttgaataataaaCTAGAAATTATCGCTTCAATTTAATTTGAGCAAACACTGTCATTGTGTTTAGAGGTTTTCTAACACAAGTGTGTgcataattgtttttattgttgtatgAGCCACTCATcacttttcatttttcttttgctGAAATACCAGTGTACATTTAAATATAGAATATGAGGTTATCAGGAATTAATGCATGATGCGAGCAATACGATTAGGAATTCTTGTTTAACTCTTGTTTTGATTATCTGTcagttaatacattttatttgttttaataactgGACTATCCATGCATTATAATGCTATAAGAATACCTTAATAAAGCATTATATAAACACAGGGCGCACAGAAAGTATTACTAATCTCCATAACATGTGGACGCCATGTGGGTGTCACTAGACCtcatttactggggcacgtgccccagtaaaaattGCCAGTGCCCAAGTATACGCTTTGAGATAcgatttactttatatgcaagtgtatttagctattaagagtggtaatcccagaataaagacgttatTCTCTATATGAAAACGAACCAACACTgatgaaagcaatgtagtttaatcaaaaagcaaactgagcatgtgcacagaaaaaaaagagcTTGATGCTAATGCGCTGCCCTGCTCCCGGTACGGTTGTGAACATGCACGCCAAAAAAATAGCCGCGCCGCTCATGCGTTGTGAAACCGGCATAACACTCTTTTATGAGGTGTCACacgcagtgagttttgcaagtcgacaaaacaaaGTTCATATATATTATGACTGTGATCTTATTTATACTTCACGGCTCCTGATCGATTGTTTTTgatatgaagcagaaaggagggatgaaATGACATGAGTCAAGTCTAAGACaacacaacagataattctataaaacacatttttgtacTGTATTGAATTGTCTATAAAATTTCATTCTAATAAAATTATTATCCATGCaaagatttcttaaattatctcatcactccagttgtgtctttagattgttttccagttacatttaggattaatttctgttatttatttaaaataataatttggaattttttttttggagggggtgctgtgccccagtagagctttgTCTAGCAACGCCCCAGCTATCCTCTAACAATCCTCATTGTCAATTATTACATGAATACTCTCTAGATGAGGGGTGCCAAAACTTTTtattataaagggccaaaaacctaaTTTGATTGAGGGTAGTGGTTCTaaagtaaatataccaaactctattacattaaagttgccatggataatttgctaatttatataaaatttaaagggcacctatgatgaaaatcatcttttgtaagctgtttggacagaactctgtgtaggtgtagtgtgtccacagttatattggggtgatataaagacaatcaGTCTCTTTTGATTTTGTTTCcggatgttaaaataggatccaaatctcttTCATTTTGAGGCTCACCGCAATGTGATGTAGaagtgcggtttccccacccaccgaattgattgacaggcgcatattaacatgtctccgtagtaacatttataatcatatcaacaagacaggacgtgcgcaaagcaactggaatTAAAAGATCTTTTTAGCTCGTAATTATTAAttgtcatcaaatgtgatcaagaataagttttacaagtttaaaacgtttttaaaactgtgcatatttgtaatgaattacagcgatttaccgTCTTTATccccacagctgcatgtcagtacatttataaaagtttgtggacgttaaatcatgtttattttgaacattaacataatggatatccatacagcagtggaaatTAACCTGTCACAACAGTGTGAAATTAagcctgtcacatttgctgtgcaaaactTGAAAAAGTGCAAAACTTGCAAAGTTAAACGAACGTGCTGTGTGTGCAAAAACAGCTATAAGATGCTCAGAGCTAAAAATTACAAACTTCTGAaaggtaataataaataatatgattggtgttttgagctgaaactcatAGAaatagacacattctggagacacaaaagacggATCTTAGATCTTGAAAGAGGAGTacaatatgtgccctttaaaaataactgaataaaaaaagatttatattaaCCAATGTAGTATAATCTTGTTTAATTGTATAATGAACGtataacagtaaaaacaaaaacaatcccatttataacagaaAGAagttacactagtcaagctgcacctaTTTTTGCCTTGATTCGGTCACCAATGTCTTCTGCATTTTCCTGTGTCCGATGAGTGTCAGtgtttatattttaagaaatCTGATTCGGTAACATTTtaattcagtttgcttttttttttttttttttgaaacaaacaaaaaaggttacttttaaattaaaatgacgatttctgtaaaaaaaaaaaaaaaaaaaaaaaactgcccatAATTaaccctctcttctcagatgacATGGTGGGCCAAATCACAGCAGGCCATAGTTTGAGCATCTCTGCTCTAAATCCTTTACCTTATCATTAGGCTTAGTGTTCTTCTGTAATTTAATACCAAGTTCCTGTTTGCCCAGTTTATTAGGTCGTAGTATAGCATAGTGGTTATGTTGTAGCATAGTGGTTAGTTAACATTGCTTTGGCTAATTAAAATGCGGACAGCATGACTTGACAAAACAAAATGCCAGCATAAAAGAATTAAAGGCACCAGAATTgataagtaaattaatttaattttgagtgtaaaatgtatgaatgatcaATAATGGTAAGCTTGTTTGTTGTCATAGACAGTTGGACCATAGGCTACGCTGCCCTCTAGTGTTTTAAGGCAGTTTTGGGCAATTGTTTGCCATTTAGGATCAGTAGGCTGAGCTGGATCATTACTACatcaaggcttttttttttcttaaacagaTCAATACATACACAAGGAAGAGAAATAATCCTCTGGCCATCCTAGaagtatttttaaacatttatgcaaAATTGAGCTGTGAACTTGGCCGTGCTTATGTGATATTTTCATTCTGTGAGTCTCAAAGTAATTTACACCACATTCTTTATATTATAAAGGCTCATTTTAGAGATCTTTTTAATGACTTCAAAAACTCAGATatgattattttgctttgttttgtttgcacaTGATGGAAAAACTCTAAACTCTTGATTCATCCATGTGGAAAAAagaatataatatgatataaatattGAGTTTGAGTGCAAATTATTTTAGAATTCAGAATTTTAAAATAACTCATAACAGATTTTATATCCAATTTTAGCTaatcattttcaatttaattgaaataatttGGTATTTTAATTTGAATAGTGTCTCTTTCAAAGTATATATTAATTCAGCTGAATTGGTATCCAACAAAATCAGTTCATAGTAACGCAGTATAGTATATCGTTTCATCATGGACATTgcaaatcctgcaatgtgactaccTGATGTTCACACTGCAAAGTCGGGGTTAAAATGGAAAGTTTCACTACACTTAACTACAGAATCATTCCATCCAATCTAAAACTAtggagctattcaagtcatctggcgaaattgtattcatattgcataTTCTTTGCAGAAAaagtatttattgcagaaaaaaaatgtattgcattGCCTGTGTGTATATAGTGGTAGAAAGAGtattgaaaaatcatactcaaattaaagtaccattacttgcaaaacaaaatgcaaatagAGTTAAAGTAtatattgcaaataatatttaaagtatgagtaaaaagtatcccttttaaaagtactcaagagtagtgagtattatgctagGAAAGGtttatgcatttacatgcaatttgtgtgtgtgtgtgtgtgtgtgtgtgtgtgtgtgtgtgtgtgtgtgtgtgtgtgtgtgtgtgtgtgtgtgtgtgtgtgtatgtgtatgtgtatgtgtgtgtgtgtgtgtgtgtgtgtgtgtgtgtgtgtgtgtgtgtgtgtttgtgtttttataccTGAGTATTATGTTCAAATGTTTGGTGTATTCAAGAAATGAAATGTTTTGTTATGTTGAATGTGATCAAAATCAcagcaatattttgaaataatacaACCCTAAAAATTCActgttttaattataaaatgtattataaatgttattcATTTAAAGCATCTCCAGTGATGTATTGTATTAAttttactataaataataattataatttattttacttcatgTGTAGCATTCTGGCATACCTTGGTGTAATCCAGCAAACCTCAATGGCCTGTTAGCATGACTGATCTCTTATTACCAACTGCAGCACGTATCCATTTCTAAAACCGCCTCCATCCCACTCAGAAACCTGCTGTGCTGGTAAGAGCTGTTGCCAGGATGGTGCAGAATGCCAAGCCCATGGCAGTTGCCAGGGGGATGCCCATTACTGCAAGGCAGCCAGCATGTGCCAAGTCCACGATAACTGCCAAAACTCCACCAGCGCCGGGGACGGTGGGAAGAAATGTGGGTCAGAAGGTCAAGGTGGAGCCCCAAACTCCTCGGGCTACTCAAAAACATCCCGCAAAGCCGCTAAACATGACAAACGACAAAGAGGTCAGTGACAGTCACAACTTTATTAGATTAAAATCTTGCTGATGAAGACATTTACTTCTAACTCAAAATCTCCAGAAACGCATTCAGAGATTAGGTTTGAAATTTAAAGATGTTTGGCTTTATTATCAGTAAGCTTGGGTGTACCATTCAGCATCATTTCATAGTTTATAAATCAATGCATGTgtaatttctctttctttttttttctggactttaaaaTGGAAGTGTGGTAATAGAGCCTTTCACCCGGTGCTCAAGGTCAGACAGTCTGTGTGAAAGCTGTTCATTAGACCAATTATTACCTCTAACAATGCAGTCAGGAGGAAATCAATAGCCACTGTCAGGGCTGTTTCAAAGCCTCGCTCTGAAAATCAATCAGTCCGGCTTCTATCTGCATTCTCCTCCTTCAGTCATGTTCAGACAGCAGACATTTGCCAATATCAGCAaggatttttgttaaaaaaaaaaatacacacacactaattatACTTGGCAGAATGTCTGTGCCTAAAGCAATAACAGAACACAGGAGCAGCTGCATCTAATAATGATTTTGGTTTTAATTAAGTGTTCATTATTACAGAAAATTATGTACTAATAAATGCCTGAGCTTGGTGTGATTATACCCGTTTTATTGGTTGTTTTATGATCCTCAGCGTGAGGAGTATATTCTCTACATGCAGAAGCTGGAGGAGCAGATGCACCTGAGGAGACAGGTTATCAAACACAAAGAGCGCATGCGATCTTTACGGGCCGCAAACAAGAGGCGTCTGCGACTGGAGCACTTCCAAACTGATCTGTCCACTGCACACTGCTGGAACAACAACCAAAATCAGCAGAAACCACCATGTTTTCTCAGTTCTTACCCTACAAATGCTATGCCCCAGCAGCACTTCTATAATCCCCATGACTGTCTCGTCCTGCAGTGCCATCCACAATTGCATCCCCGGCCTCCACAACAGCAGATGTACCAGATTTTAGTACCCGCATTTCAGCCGCCCTGTCATCAAGCTCTATCGGCTCAAGGGACTCCAGCAGAGGTGCAGTATAATCAGGCTTGTCATTCGGGCACTGGCAGGGTGGTGTTACAGAAGATGGAGCAGTTTGCAGATCACATGAGTCTACAGTACAGTATAGATGAGGCTCGTTTTGCTGGTCTGCAGGACGTTCAGCCAGGAAGGAAGAGAATGATAGAGCAGAGGATATCTGATGGGCCCGTTCCTGCCAAAAGCAAAGTTGTTCAGTACTTTACCACAAGTGTAAGTACAGTTTTTTTTCCTTCCATGAATACCACTCATTATTAGTTTTTGGCagttatatttatcaaaatatccTGTATTAAGTTTCGAGACTGGGAAGTAACCTTTTCCATTGCTTGAATTGCTGAGgtgaatgatgtttttttttttttcgtttgttcAATCTGAAAATTAAAATATGACATACTTTTATATGAGTAAACTAAATATATACTTTTCAGATTAATTAAATCACGtccatatatatattatattattatataactcattataataatttttttatccaTATAGATGAAAATTAATGTCTAAATCAGGGGCACTCTCTGGAgaaccggtgtcctgcatagatTAGCTTCAACTTTcttcagcacacctgcctggagcTTTCTACTATACCTAGCAAGATCCTGATTAGCAGGTTTagttgtgtttaattggggttggaactaaaataagcaggacaccggccttcaaGATCCTGTCTATATAGTCAATTTGGTTGAATCAGACCATTAGTTtcattaatttagttaattcacagtttactttgaaatgtttaaaaacaaacatggtAAAGGAGTAGTTCATCCAAAtatcaaaattaatattaattactcTCTCAAGCTCTTAAGCTATAGACAGCAATTGTTAAAACTTGTTAAAAGTTcagaataaaaacataaacatctTCAAATCAGACCACATGCCTTCAGTATTTCAATTTGAATATCATCAGGCTACAAGAATATATGTTTGAGcacataacacaaataaatacttAATTCAAAAGGCTGCGTTCACGAGCATTGTGCATTGATGCATTTCCCAGATGCCCACGCGTGAATTCCTCTCTTTGAAACAAAGCACAGACGCATCTGAGATGTCTCATAGCGCTTTTGTATCATATCGCTCTTGTGATCGAGCACTGTATACTGACACGGagaagaagaaactgttgaataatgTCTTGTTGTGTTCTGtgtgcacaaaagtattctcataCCTTGATAACATTCTAATTGGAAAGCAGATCGTGACGACATATGGTCTGTTTgaagaagttttttttaatcgttttttctggactttaaaaAAGACAGGACCATTGCAGTCTATGGTGGATGAGGGAGTTCTCAGATttgatctaaaatatcttcatttgtaccTGAATGGTGTCCTCAGGTTTTGCTGATGTCCTTCTACTGAgcatcaattaaaaatatattaatgacTGCAAATGTATTTGGTGCAAGCGTTGCACTAGGGGCTCAGAGGAAAGCACTTCAGAGGGTCATCAACACTGATTAAAGTTTTTTAGGCTGCACTCTCCCCACACTAGAAGAACTACACAGcactcgttttttttttaaaaaaagcacagaACTTTTTAAAAGACACTTCATGTCCTGGGAACTCTGGTTAaagttaaaaatagttttcatCCAACTGCAATAACTATTCTCAAAGCTTCTAAAAAATAAGGAACTCggcaatatatattttacactcaccggccactttattaggtacacctatccaactgctcattaatcaaatat
This genomic window contains:
- the rbm33b gene encoding uncharacterized protein rbm33b isoform X6, whose protein sequence is MQKCYKNSNGVYDKPGREKFFRGREKVQDMNSDSEEDILVDDWLTSKQDFLDTSDEELNDDLLRSDDENETMSSSKPKHQAIALPHVVCETSHPAKDQAICPKEEHTEVDHGEVLDIEINAPSGDEFQEPGDYGVHQQASVKVDVKDDVKLVSSLHKESKKGVSEFRAGLSLQPTSHHLIPSSRGQPDPEEPRIRPCRSPEPAFPGQHMFDQQHCASVLDTNPLLAGPAPMGSIQPGGNESDPWRPSPALQEPSDLSKPGTPHRGHCSLQKHPSAPSGCRFNAPSGQSQVTQKPAVLVRAVARMVQNAKPMAVARGMPITARQPACAKSTITAKTPPAPGTVGRNVGQKVKVEPQTPRATQKHPAKPLNMTNDKEREEYILYMQKLEEQMHLRRQVIKHKERMRSLRAANKRRLRLEHFQTDLSTAHCWNNNQNQQKPPCFLSSYPTNAMPQQHFYNPHDCLVLQCHPQLHPRPPQQQMYQILVPAFQPPCHQALSAQGTPAEVQYNQACHSGTGRVVLQKMEQFADHMSLQYSIDEARFAGLQDVQPGRKRMIEQRISDGPVPAKSKVVQYFTTSSRIGSSSSDFKPAMSEEAKSVTETNRRTVTLIQESSPLSFLQHGLKLTCPIQNKVAISGNEHSAFIPLGSGLKTQSVTAQTSFIVRLNH
- the rbm33b gene encoding uncharacterized protein rbm33b isoform X21; translated protein: MFDQQHCASVLDTNPLLAGPAPMGSIQPGGNESDPWRPSPALQEPSDLSKPGTPHRGHCSLQKHPSAPSGCRFNAPSGQSQKPAVLVRAVARMVQNAKPMAVARGMPITARQPACAKSTITAKTPPAPGTVGRNVGQKVKVEPQTPRATQKHPAKPLNMTNDKEREEYILYMQKLEEQMHLRRQVIKHKERMRSLRAANKRRLRLEHFQTDLSTAHCWNNNQNQQKPPCFLSSYPTNAMPQQHFYNPHDCLVLQCHPQLHPRPPQQQMYQILVPAFQPPCHQALSAQGTPAEDVQPGRKRMIEQRISDGPVPAKSKVVQYFTTSSRIGSSSSDFKPAMSEEAKSVTETNRRTVTLIQESSPLSFLQHGLKLTCPIQNKVAISGNEHSAFIPLGSGLKTQSVTAQTSFIVRLNH
- the rbm33b gene encoding uncharacterized protein rbm33b isoform X5 — protein: MNVALRQMENSNGVYDKPGREKFFRGREKVQDMNSDSEEDILVDDWLTSKQDFLDTSDEELNDDLLRSDDENETMSSSKPKHQAIALPHVVCETSHPAKDQAICPKEEHTEVDHGEVLDIEINAPSGDEFQEPGDYGVHQQASVKVDVKDDVKLVSSLHKESKKGVSEFRAGLSLQPTSHHLIPSSRGQPDPEEPRIRPCRSPEPAFPGQHMFDQQHCASVLDTNPLLAGPAPMGSIQPGGNESDPWRPSPALQEPSDLSKPGTPHRGHCSLQKHPSAPSGCRFNAPSGQSQKPAVLVRAVARMVQNAKPMAVARGMPITARQPACAKSTITAKTPPAPGTVGRNVGQKVKVEPQTPRATQKHPAKPLNMTNDKEREEYILYMQKLEEQMHLRRQVIKHKERMRSLRAANKRRLRLEHFQTDLSTAHCWNNNQNQQKPPCFLSSYPTNAMPQQHFYNPHDCLVLQCHPQLHPRPPQQQMYQILVPAFQPPCHQALSAQGTPAEVQYNQACHSGTGRVVLQKMEQFADHMSLQYSIDEARFAGLQDVQPGRKRMIEQRISDGPVPAKSKVVQYFTTSSRIGSSSSDFKPAMSEEAKSVTETNRRTVTLIQESSPLSFLQHGLKLTCPIQNKVAISGNEHSAFIPLGSGLKTQSVTAQTSFIVRLNH
- the rbm33b gene encoding uncharacterized protein rbm33b isoform X19 encodes the protein MFDQQHCASVLDTNPLLAGPAPMGSIQPGGNESDPWRPSPALQEPSDLSKPGTPHRGHCSLQKHPSAPSGCRFNAPSGQSQVTQKPAVLVRAVARMVQNAKPMAVARGMPITARQPACAKSTITAKTPPAPGTVGRNVGQKVKVEPQTPRATQKHPAKPLNMTNDKEREEYILYMQKLEEQMHLRRQVIKHKERMRSLRAANKRRLRLEHFQTDLSTAHCWNNNQNQQKPPCFLSSYPTNAMPQQHFYNPHDCLVLQCHPQLHPRPPQQQMYQILVPAFQPPCHQALSAQGTPAEVQYNQACHSGTGRVVLQKMEQFADHMSLQYSIDEARFAGLQDVQPGRKRMIEQRISDGPVPAKSKVVQYFTTSSRIGSSSSDFKPAMSEEAKSVTETNRRTVTLIQESSPLSFLQHGLKLTCPIQNKVAISGNEHSAFIPLGSGLKTQSVTAQTSFIVRLNH
- the rbm33b gene encoding uncharacterized protein rbm33b isoform X3 translates to MNVALRQMENSNGVYDKPGREKFFRGREKVQDMNSDSEEDILVDDWLTSKQDFLDTSDEELNDDLLRSDDENETMSSSKPKHQAIALPHVVCETSHPAKDQAICPKEEHTEVDHGEVLDIEINAPSGDEFQEPGDYGVHQQASVKVDVKDDVKLVSSLHKESKKGVSEFRAGLSLQPTSHHLIPSSRGQPDPEEPRIRPCRSPEPAFPGQHMFDQQHCASVLDTNPLLAGPAPMGSIQPGGNESDPWRPSPALQEPSDLSKPGTPHRGHCSLQKHPSAPSGCRFNAPSGQSQVTQKPAVLVRAVARMVQNAKPMAVARGMPITARQPACAKSTITAKTPPAPGTVGRNVGQKVKVEPQTPRATQKHPAKPLNMTNDKEREEYILYMQKLEEQMHLRRQVIKHKERMRSLRAANKRRLRLEHFQTDLSTAHCWNNNQNQQKPPCFLSSYPTNAMPQQHFYNPHDCLVLQCHPQLHPRPPQQQMYQILVPAFQPPCHQALSAQGTPAEVQYNQACHSGTGRVVLQKMEQFADHMSLQYSIDEARFAGLQDVQPGRKRMIEQRISDGPVPAKSKVVQYFTTSSRIGSSSSDFKPAMSEEAKSVTETNRRTVTLIQESSPLSFLQHGLKLTCPIQNKVAISGNEHSAFIPLGSGLKTQSVTAQTSFIVRLNH